One window of the Rhipicephalus microplus isolate Deutch F79 chromosome 2, USDA_Rmic, whole genome shotgun sequence genome contains the following:
- the LOC142796497 gene encoding uncharacterized protein LOC142796497, producing the protein MHQPWLTALWLLPLVVASASQSSAGDGKEQSKASATATRSRRGAMEDLQSQIRWEYGGWRPIMPGSPFFFVKTSRAVSLDGSASALTPVRMRAPQLHNSIHKDDSKEDLKAEASSASERMAESQSFTRHVPMGAPTVGSGAGCCDFQPVLYVKHQSNSYQQAKGSSPAWQATKPETNLAGDDDEDYQKDTGKPEGDLKSSGSQIVHGSPIGDERPQLPHQLLQDGQDAQSSHSSSAGLESVLSKLPLSIHPVLQGQGEHIMSALSGLDGSIQPANIEQLLQHVHASGGVAPDIERLIATMVNSAHGGQDHGPGLQGPNAHQDSSVPNLPPGVPLAHPGPGGQYGEHPKAPPYHPRPDKNIFRWYPKPRATAPPPHKPTYIEMPKKPGDMNSKQQNSQGKSYGGGGLTEQMLVQNALHAMQNVQHQMMGATPVHLAVVQGPILTGNGAHHLPQHGPLQQLEAPPLAHHYGGLDGDVAHADSQQHFVTARPHDPPNFDRQTPRRPPQQLLPPPPPPPPQHLQQRPPPEKQPDQHQPHQQLQQHHQEYQPQHHQQHQQHSVPYPGYQEHTISAEIVRGRPQGDYDPRQPPRIHVEDVPADVLATGIHPSGHPIRVDGINLNIIAPSPHEQPPFPPRHAQTTASPSPAPVFTHYHRPEDVASAPFFQHQHHQDTSQDTHQHHNYNATADATGNKEHYYDHPSYNHDDRKQDNRSHGDPVYHESQKEGHYQDKAQEEDSGEPSKDDGGHTPDSETEEVDYDQYTDEITETPAPDSKGVSETPQQEQKDKNTQRGAIHFHPIQTTTVQKEEDKAQLYHAYYAPAQHKPPPGYVRMTVEEFNRLFKDAEIQFIGSESDLNKKLSGKTSQSKVQYSQTEDKDSQTSTVKIETVGSQAEEKKVAIKTSVSVSTSTSTGNKGAYHSFIQPRENAGRAASDPPLAHLQATSRKTFKTTTSKPSTPENKDNSFGARIKMPRTQKSQS; encoded by the exons CCGTGGTTAACGGCGCTCTGGCTCCTGCCGCTGGTGGTAGCCTCCGCCAGCCAGTCCTCGGCAGGTGACGGCAAGGAGCAGTCAAAGGCCTCCGCAACGGCAACGCGCTCCCGTCGTGGTGCCATGGAGGACCTGCAGTCGCAGATCCGCTGGGAGTACGGCGGCTGGCGGCCCATCATGCCCGGTAGCCCCTTCTTCTTCGTGAAGACAAGCCGTGCCGTGTCGCTGGACGGCAGTGCGTCTGCACTCACGCCCGTCCGGATGCGCGCGCCGCAGTTGCACAACAGCATCCACAAGGACGACTCAAAG GAGGACCTCAAGGCAGAAGCCTCCAGTGCGTCGGAACGAATGGCCGAGTCGCAGTCCTTCACTCGCCACGTTCCGATGGGCGCTCCAACTGTCGGCAGCGGGGCGGGATGCTGTGACTTTCAGCCGGTGCTGTATGTAAAGCACCAGTCCAATTCCTATCAACAAGCCAAAGGTTCGAGCCCGGCGTGGCAAGCCACAAAACCAGAAACCAACTTGGCAGGAGACGATGACGAGGACTACCAGAAGGACACCGGAAAGCCCGAAGGCGACCTCAAGTCGAGCGGCTCGCAGATTGTGCACGGAAGCCCCATAGGAGATGAGAGACCCCAGCTGCCCCACCAACTCCTTCAAGATGGTCAAGATGCTCAATCGTCGCATTCATCATCGGCGGGCCTCGAGAGCGTGTTGAGCAAACTGCCGCTCTCCATTCACCCCGTGCTTCAAGGTCAGGGCGAGCATATAATGTCAGCCCTGTCGGGTCTGGACGGAAGCATCCAACCGGCCAACATTGAACAACTACTGCAACACGTGCACGCGTCAGGTGGTGTAGCGCCGGACATCGAACGTCTGATAGCAACCATGGTGAACTCGGCCCACGGGGGTCAAGACCACGGGCCTGGATTACAAGGTCCCAATGCCCACCAAGACAGTTCAGTGCCAAACCTGCCACCTGGCGTCCCGCTTGCTCACCCGGGTCCAGGGGGCCAGTACGGTGAGCACCCAAAGGCTCCTCCGTACCATCCACGTCCTGACAAGAACATTTTCCGCTGGTACCCCAAACCGAGGGCTACTGCACCTCCACCACACAAGCCCACTTACATAGAGATGCCCAAAAAGCCCGGAGACATGAACAGCAAGCAACAAAATTCACAAGGAAAAAGCTACGGTGGGGGTGGCTTGACCGAGCAGATGCTCGTCCAGAACGCACTTCACGCTATGCAGAATGTGCAGCACCAAATGATGGGGGCGACGCCCGTACACTTGGCTGTCGTTCAAGGTCCTATCCTAACAGGCAACGGTGCTCACCACCTACCACAGCACGGACCATTGCAACAGCTGGAGGCTCCCCCACTGGCCCATCACTACGGCGGACTAGATGGCGACGTGGCTCACGCGGACAGTCAACAGCACTTCGTCACTGCTAGGCCTCACGATCCTCCCAACTTCGACAGGCAAACGCCCAGAAGACCCCCACAACAGCTGCTGCCACCCCCACCGCCTCCACCACCGCAGCACCTGCAGCAGCGTCCACCACCAGAGAAACAACCAGACCAACACCAGCCACACCAGCAGTTGCAACAGCACCATCAAGAGTACCAGCCTCAACATCATCAGCAACATCAACAGCATTCTGTTCCTTATCCGGGATACCAGGAGCATACCATCAGCGCCGAAATTGTCCGTGGGCGACCGCAGGGAGATTACGACCCTAGACAGCCTCCCAGAATCCACGTAGAAGACGTTCCAGCTGACGTGCTGGCGACAGGAATCCATCCAAGCGGCCACCCCATACGCGTTGATGGCATCAACCTTAACATCATAGCGCCATCCCCACATGAGCAGCCACCGTTCCCTCCAAGGCACGCTCAGACGACAGCTTCACCTTCTCCCGCTCCCGTGTTCACGCACTACCACAGGCCCGAAGACGTTGCGAGCGCGCCCTTCTTCCAGCACCAGCACCATCAAGACACTTCGCAAGACACTCACCAGCATCACAACTACAACGCCACTGCGGACGCCACTGGCAATAAGGAGCACTACTATGACCACCCGTCCTATAACCACGACGACCGTAAACAAGACAATCGAAGCCATGGAGATCCCGTTTACCACGAAAGCCAGAAGGAGGGACACTACCAAGACAAGGCTcaggaggaagacagtggagagCCGTCCAAGGATGACGGGGGTCACACTCCGGACTCCGAGACAGAAGAAGTCGATTATGACCAATACACAGATGAGATTACGGAGACCCCTGCTCCAGACTCGAAAGGAGTCAGCGAGACACCACAGCAGGAACAGAAAGACAAGAATACGCAGAGGGGAGCTATACATTTTCACCCGATACAGACAACAACCGTGCAGAAAGAAGAGGACAAGGCACAGCTGTATCACGCTTACTATGCGCCAGCCCAACACAAACCACCTCCAGGGTACGTGCGAATGACAGTGGAAGAATTTAATAGGCTTTTCAAGGACGCCGAGATTCAATTCATTGGCTCGGAAAGTGATCTGAACAAAAAATTGTCTGGGAAGACATCGCAAAGCAAGGTACAGTACTCGCAAACTGAAGACAAGGACTCTCAGACATCTACTGTTAAGATCGAGACCGTCGGATCTCaggctgaggaaaagaaagtgGCGATAAAGACCTCCGTTTCCGTGAGCACTAGCACGAGTACGGGTAACAAGGGCGCCTACCACTCATTCATCCAACCCAGGGAGAACGCCGGCCGTGCAGCAAGCGACCCACCTCTGGCCCACCTGCAAGCCACCTCGCGCAAGACGTTCAAGACGACCACGAGCAAGCCTTCCACGCCAGAAAACAAGGACAACTCCTTTGGGGCCAGGATCAAGATGCCAAGAACACAAAAGAGCCAGTCGTGA